One window from the genome of Musa acuminata AAA Group cultivar baxijiao chromosome BXJ1-4, Cavendish_Baxijiao_AAA, whole genome shotgun sequence encodes:
- the LOC135651233 gene encoding uncharacterized protein LOC135651233, with amino-acid sequence MEKSCLELDMEEWEFLPDNKAFLGFSHDGAKDVLLKELIVDTNYFSSPSRDVAAPLSSDPTAGDNPNDEAPDEGFKDVGVVPPVTSANQREVVRQVFFKKLKENELVDMKVASNAMEAITPRLEPEQNQLGEEGKEGAPMVNDKDQTASEIKGKACGDGFGFTLWNWRLTGIGALCCVAAATICIFILGGRPQQKQRIHLGIHADDKRMKATRLNDALSSPTTKAQVSVEGQYNQ; translated from the exons ATGGAGAAATCTTGCCTGGAGTTGGACATGGAAGAGTGGGAGTTCCTCCCCGATAACAAGGCCTTCCTGGGCTTCAGCCATGACGGTGCCAAAGACGTGCTGCTCAAGGAGCTCATCGTGGACACGAACTACTTCTCAAGCCCTTCCAGAGATGTTGCAGCTCCACTTAGCTCTGATCCAACTGCAGGCGACAACCCAAACGACGAGGCTCCCGACGAAGGATTCAAGGACGTCGGCGTCGTCCCACCGGTGACATCAGCGAACCAGCGTGAAGTCGTACGTCAAGTCTTCTTCAAGAAGCTGAAGGAGAACGAACTCGTCGATATGAAGGTGGCCTCCAACGCCATGGAAGCCATCACGCCTCGCTTGGAACCAGAGCAGAATCAGTTGGGTGAAGAAGGCAAGGAGGGGGCTCCGATGGTGAACGACAAGGATCAAACAGCGTCTGAGATCAAAGGCAAGGCTTGTGGGGATGGCTTTGGGTTCACACTATGGAATTGGAGATTGACAGGCATCGGAGCCTTGTGCTGCGTAGCAGCTGCGACCATCTGCATCTTCATCCTTGGCGGCCGACCGCAGCAGAAGCAGAGGATCCATCTCGGTATCCATGCGGATGATAAG AGGATGAAGGCAACAAGGCTAAACGATGCACTGTCATCTCCCACCACCAAGGCACAGGTCTCAGTCGAAGGCCAGTACAATCAATAG